The following DNA comes from Caulobacter sp. X.
AGGCGGTATAGGTCTTGTCCAGCGAGGCGTTGGCCTGACGCATGAAGAAGAACTGACTGTTGGCGCTGTCCGGATCGCCGGCGCGCGCCATGCCCAGGACGCCGGGGCAGAAGTTGCCCCAGGTGGCGACCTTGCGGTCAGCGGTCATCACGGCCAGGGCCGAGTTCTGGCTGGTCACGGGCAAGGCGTCGACCCAGCCCTGTTCGTTGCTGCCGACCTTGAAGCTGGCGCCCAGCGGCAAGTCCGCGCCACGGCGGAAGGTGAACTCGGCCGTCAGGTTCGGCTGGTCAGAGCCGCCCATGCCCGTGTTCTGCGGGTCGCCCGTCTGGGCCATGAAGTCGCTGATCACGCGGAAGAAGGTCAGGCCGTCGTAGAAGCCGCTCTTCACCAGGCTCCGGACGCGCTCCACATGGTTGGGCGCGGCCTGCGGATAGAGCTCGGCGATGATCCGGCCCTTGTTCGTCTCCACCACGATCACGTTGTTCGGATCGGGCGTACGCCAGTCCGAAGCGCTTTGGGCCGAAGCCGTCGTAGCGGAGGCCGTCACTGCGGCGAGCGCCAAGGCGGCGGCGGTCATGGCGAGCTTCATCGATTACCCCGAACAGACTAGGTCATGGCCGGCGTAGAACGACACGGCCTCCCCGACAAGTGCGAGAGACCTTGAACCGCAGGATTCCGGCTGCTTCGGGGCGAAGGATCAGCCCCGTCCGACCTTGGTCAGCAATTGCTGAGCGACGCCGCCGGGGACGAACTTGGAGATGTCGCCGCCCAGGGTGGCGATCTCCTTGACCAGCCGCGATGCGATCGCCTGGTGGCGCGGGTCGGCCATCAGGAAGACGGTCTCGATCTCGCGATCCAGCTGCTGGTTCATCGCCGTCATCTGGAATTCGTACTCGAAGTCGGCCACGGCCCGCAGGCCGCGCACGATCATCTGGGCGTTCACATCCCGGGCGAAGTGCATCAGCAGGCTTTCGAACGGCCGGACCTCGATCTCGGCGATCTTGGTCAGGTGCGCCGTCTCGCGCTCCAGAATGGCGACCCGCTCTTCCAGCGAGAACAGCGGTCCCTTGCCGATATTCACGGCGACGCCGATGACCAGCTTGTCGACCAGCTTCACGGCCCGACCGATGATGTCGAGATGACCGTTGGTGACCGGATCGAAAGTTCCGGGATAAAGCCCGACCCGCATGCAACCCCCTACGCTACGGGACAAGGGGTTACAGGGTCTCGTCCGCCCCGCTGTCCTCGCCCTGGTTATCGTCGCCGCCGGAATCGGCGAGACGTTCCACGCTGACGACGTGCTCGTCTTGCGCGGTGCGGAAGATGGTTACGCCCTGAGTATTCCGCGCTGCAACACGAATTTGCGAAACAGGCACGCGGATCAGCTGGCCGGCGTCGGTGACGAGCAGGATCTGGTCGCTTTCATCGACCGGGAACGAGCCCACCAGACGACCGCCGCGCTTGCTCAGATCCTGGGCCGCGAGGCCCTGGCCGCCACGGCCGGTGCGGCGGAAATCATAGGCGCTGGTGCGCTTGCCGAAGCCTTCCGACGAGACCGTCAGCAGGATTTCCTCGGCCGCGCCCAGTTCGGCGATGCGTTCCGGCGTCAGCGTGGTTTCGTCGCCGTCCTCTTCGCCGTCCTCGACCGCCGCCGGGGCGTCGTCGCCCTCCTCGCCAGCGGCGCGCAGCATGGCGCGCTGGTGCTTGAGGTAGGCCGCGCGTTCAGCCGGGGTGGCGTCGACGCTGCGCAACACGGCCATCGAGATGACTTCGTCGCCCTCGGCCAGGCGCACGCCACGCACGCCGGTGGAGTCGCGGCTGGCGAACACGCGGACCTCGTCGACCGAGAAGCGGATGCAGCGGCCGGCGGCCGTGGTCAGCAGCACGTCCTGGTCGGCGTTGCAGACCGCGACGCCGACAATACCGTCGCCCTCGTCCAGCTTCATGGCGATCTTGCCGTTGCGGCGGACGTCCACGAAGTCGCTGAGCTTGTTGCGGCGGACGCTGCCCGAGCGGGTGGCGAACATCACGTCCAGGCCGCTCCAGGTCGCTTCGTCCTCCGGCAGGGCCAGGATCGAGGTGATCGTCTCGCCGGATTCGATCGGCAGCAGGTTGACGAACGCCTTGCCGCGCGAGTTGGCGACGCCCAGCGGCAGGCGCCACACCTTCATCTTGTAGACTTTACCGCCCGAGGTGAAGAACAGCAGCGGCGCGTGGGTCGAGGCCGAGAACACGCGGGTGACGGCGTCCTCGTTCTTGGTCGCCATGCCCGACTTGCCCTTTCCGCCCCGGTGCTGGGTGCGGTAGTTGGCCAGCGGCGTGCGCTTGACGTAGCCGCCCATGGTGACGGTGATGACCATGTCCTCGCGGACGATCAGGTCCTCGTCCTCCACGTCGGCGTCGCCGTCGACGATCTGGCTGCGCCGCGGAACGGCGAACTTCTCGCGGACCTCGACCAGCTCCTCGCGAACCACGCGCATGATGTTGGCGCGGTCGGACAGCAGCTCCAGATAGCCGCGGATGGCGTCGGCCAGGGCCTCGGCTTCGTTGCCGATTTCTTCGCGGCCAAGGCCCGTCAGGCGCGACAGGGTCAGGGCCAGGATGGCGCGGGCCTGCTCGTCGGTCAGGCGGATCAGGCCGCCGGCTTCCTGGATGGTGCGCGGATCGGCGATCAGCTCGACCAGCGGCAGCATGTCGCCGGCCGGCCAGGACTTGGCCACCAGGCGCTCGCGCGCCTCGGTCGGGTCCTTGGACGAGCGGATGATGTGGATGAACTCGTCGATATTGGCGACGGCGATGGTCAGGCCGACCAGCACGTGGCCGCGATCGCGGGCCTTGCCCAGTTCGAACTTGGTGCGGCGGACGACGACTTCCTCGCGGAACTCGACGAACAGTTGCAGCAGCTGATGCAGGCCCATCTGCTCGGGGCGGCCACGGTTCAGGGCCAGCATGTTGACGCCGAACGAGGTCTGCAGCGCGGTGAAGCGGTACAGCTGGTTCAGGATCACCTCGCCCGAGGCGTCGCGCTTCAGCTCGACCACGATGCGCATGCCGTCGCGGTTGGACTCGTCGCGGATATCGGCGACGCCTTCGATCTTCTTTTCGCGGACCAGCTCGGCGATGTGCTCGACTAGGTTGGCCTTGTTCACCTGATACGGGATCTCGGTGATGATGATGGCTTCGCGACCGGCGCGCAGCTCTTCCACGCTGGCCACGCCGCGCATGACCACCGAGCCGCGGCCAGTCAGCAGCGCCTGACGCGGCGGCGCGCGGCCGATGATCTCGCCGCCCGTCGGGAAGTCGGGGCCCGGCACCAGATCCAGCAGTTGGTCGGTCGTGCAGTTCGGCTCATCGATCAGCAGCAGGCAGGCGTCGATGATTTCGCCCAGGTTATGCGGCGGGATGTTGGTCGCCATGCCGACGGCGATGCCGCCCGCGCCGTTGACCAGCAGATTGGGAATCCGCGATGGCAGAACGGTCGGTTCCTGCTCCTTGCCGTCATAGTTGTCGGCGAAATCGACCGTGTCCTTGTCGAGATCGGCCAGCAGCGCCATGGCCGGCGGGGCCATGCGGCACTCGGTGTAGCGCATCGCCGCGGGCATATCGCCGTCGACCGAACCGAAGTTGCCCTGGCCGTCGATCAGCACCAGGCCCATCGAGAACGGCTGGGTCATGCGGACCAGGGTGAAGTAGATCGAGGCGTCGCCGTGCGGGTGATATTTACCCATGACGTCACCGACCACGCGGGCCGACTTGACGTAAGGACGATCCGGCGTCTGTCCCTGCTCGTGCATCGAGAACAGCACCCGACGGTGCACGGGCTTAAGACCGTCGCGCGCGTCCGGCAGGGCGCGGCTGACGATCACGCTCATGGCGTAGTCGAGGTATGAGCGGCGGAGTTCGTCCTCGATGTTGATCGGGGCGATATCCCCGCGGGAACCGTCGGCGGGGATCGTGGTGTGTTCGTCGCTCAAGGGAATTTTTCGCCGTCAGAATCGGACACGGAACTGTCGGAAACTGTTAGCATTCCAATGGGGCCGACGCCACCTTTCCGGGCGCTTCGTCCCCAGTCCCCGCGTGTTCAGAAGGAAACCCCGTCATGCGCTGCCTCACCCTCGCGACGACCCTGGGCCTCGCCGCCCTGATCACCGCCGCTCCGGCCCTGGCCCAGACCGCCGCGACCGCCCAGGTTAAGGGCGGCGACGGCAAGGATCTGGGCGTCGTCGCCCTGACGGAGGCCCCGCATGGCGTGCTGCTGAAGCTGGAACTGAAGGGCCTGACGCCTGGCTGGCATGCGGTGCACTTCCACGAGAAGGGCGACTGCGGAACGCCCGACTTCAAGTCGGCCGGCGCCCACGTCCACACGGCCGCCACGACGGTTCACGGCCTGCTGAACCCAGACGCCAACGACAACGGCGACCTGCCGAACATCTTCGCGAACGCCGATGGCTCGGCTACGGCGGAGGTCTACTCGACGCTCGTCTCGCTGAAGGGCGCTGGCGGGCGCCCCGCCCTGCTGGACGCCGACGGCTCGGCCATCGTCGTCCACGCCAGTCCCGACGACCACAAGACCCAGCCGATCGGCGGCGCCGGCGCGCGCGCGGCTTGCGGCGTGATCAAGTAGTCGATTAGCTCCCGCCGAGACTCACCCCTCGGCGGGAAACCCCATGCGTATCTGGCGACTGTCGATCCTAGCTCTGCTGCTCGCCGCGACCGCGGCCTGCGACGGCTCCAAGCATGATCGCAAGGCCGAGGCCCCGCCCCTTCCGCCGGCCCAGACGGCGCCCGCCACTCCGCCGCAACCCGCCGCCCAGCCCACCGAGCTGGTCTCGCTGGCCTGGCGGCCGGCCAACGCCAACCAGAACCTTCAGGCCTTCGATCTCGAGGTTTCCGGCCTAGACGTGCTGGCCGTCTGCCACGTGCCGCCTGGCTGGACGATCAACGCCACCGGCGCGGGAGAGGGCGTGACCGAGCTAAAAGGCCAAGCCACGGTCGGCGCGGCCTATGTCAGCCTCGACGACATGCAGGACATCGCGGGCCTGTTCCTCGTGCGCGCCCGCCCGAGCGAAACCTTCGCGGTCCGGGGCGGTATCACCATGGGGACCTATGGCGGCGATCAGACCGAGATCCCGGCCTCGACCGCCCTGCTCCGCCGCGAAGCCGCCGATCGCTGCCCGCCGCCGAAGGACTAGGCCGCCTCGGCCAGAGCCTCTTCGGCCTTAATCCGCTTTTCGGTCATCGCGACCAAGGCGACGCCAACCATGGTCGCGCCGCCGCCGATCAGCAGTTGCGGCGTCAGTTGGTCGCCGAGAAACAGAATGCCGATCGTGCACGAGACCAGCGGCGTCAGCAGGAAATAGGGCGTCACCCGGCCGGCCTCCCGACGCTGGACCAGCCAGAACAGCAACGCGCTAGCCCCCACCGTCGAGACCACGGCTGCGAACAGCACCGCCGCCCAGGCGATCGGCGGCGCGGCTTGGATCCGTTCGACCTGACCGGTCTCGAAGACGAACGACATCGTCAGCAGCACCGGCGCGGCCACGAGAGCGGTCATCCCCTGCATCTTCAGCGGCTTGATGCCGGGCGTCTTGCGCACCAGCACGGTGGCTACGGCCCAGCAGGCCCCGGCGAAGACGATCAGCGCAAGGGCCGGCAGATCGCCCGCCCCATGAGGATCCAAGCTCATCCACGCCACGCCGACGAAGGCGATCACAAGACCAATCACCGCCGGCGGACGCATGCTCTCGCCCAGCATCCGCCAGGCAAAGATGGCCGTGAACGGAATCCAAAGTTGGCTGGCCACCACCAGCGGGCTCAGCGCCTTAGCCATGCTGAAGGCGACATAGATGATCCCGAAATGGATCGGCCCGGTCAGTAGGACGATCGCCAGCACCTTGCGCGGCTCGGGAAACGGCGGCCGGATGAACGGAAACAGGAAGGCCAGCGCAACCAGGAACCGCAGGCCGCCCATCAGCATCGGCGGCAGGTACAGCGTCGCCACCTTGGCGGCGGCGTTGTTGATCCCCCAGGTCAGGATGATCGCCAGGATGGCGAGATATTCCAGGCCGGTCAGGGGGGAGGACTTGGCGGACATGGCCCCGCTTGGACCAGACCCGCCGCCCCGGGTCAATCGCGGCTCAGGCGACGCCGACGACCTTACGGATGGCGAATGTCAGCAGGGCGAGGTCCTCGTCGGGCGTCGTAAAGGCGGGCGTCAGGTAGATCACCTTGCCCATCGGCCGGATCCAGACGCCGAGCTCGGCGAAGCGCGCGCAGAGGTCGCCGACCGCCACGGGCGCCTCGAACTCGACGACGCCGATCGCGCCCAGGGTCCGGACATCGACGACGCCTCTGCCCTCTCGGCACGGCTGGAGGCCTTCGGCGAGCGCCGCGCCGACCCGCGCGACGTTCTTCACCCACCTCCCATCCTCGAACAGGTCCAGCGAGGCGTTGGCGGCCGCGCAGGCCAGCGGATTGGCCATATAGGTCGGACCGTGCATCAGCGCCGCGCCAGGATCGTCCGACCAGAAAGCTTCGAAGACCTTGCGCGAGGCCACGGCGGCCGACAGCGGCAGCGTCCCGCCTGTCAGGGCCTTGGACAGGGTGATGATATCGGGCTCGACGCCCGCGGCCTGCATGGCGAACAGGGTCCCGGTGCGGCCGAAGCCTGTGAAGATCTCGTCAAAGATCAGCAGGACACCGTGCTTGTCGGCCAGCCGGCGTAAGGTCCGCAGGACATCCGGCGAGTGCAGAAGCATGCCGCCCGCCCCCTGCACCAGCGGCTCGATCAGGATCGCCGCGATCTCGCCCCCGCGCGCCGCGAGCAGCGCGTCCAGCGCCGTCTCGCTGTCGGCGTCGCGTGGCAGGTCGGCGATCACCTGGGCGGGCATGACGCCTGCGAACAGGCTGTGCATCCCCTCCTCCGGATCGCAGACCGTCATCGTCGCCAGGGTGTCGCCGTGATAGCCGCCCCGGAAGGCCAGAAACTTGGTCCGCCCCTTCACGCCGCGATTGATGTGAAACTGCAGCGCCATCTTCATGGCGATCTCGACCGAGACCGAACCGCTCTCGGCGAAGAAGACGTGGTTCAGGTCGCCGGGCAGCATCCGCGCCAAGCGCTCGGCCAATCGATACGCGGGCTCCTGCGCCAGTCCGCCGAACATCACGTGCGGCATCCGCTCGATCTGGACGCGTAGAGCCTCGGCGATGTGGGGATGGTTGTAGCCGTGGCAGGCCGTCCACCACGAGGCCAGGCCGTCGACCAGCTCGCGACCATCCGCCAGGACCAACCGGGACCTATGCGTCGCCACAACCGGCAGCGGCGGTCGCGCGGTCTTCATCTGGCAATAGGGCCGCCAGACATGAGGGGCGCCAGCGGTCAGCCAGTCGGGATCGGTCATGACGGTTTCCGTTTGCGGACTCGGGGCGCCTTGCCTATTCCCGCCCACCAGCCACGGCAAACGGGAAACGACATGCAAAGCCTCGACGCCTTCGCCGGCGGCAAGCTGGCGGCCCTGGAAGCCAAGAGCCTGCGGCGCTGGCTGAAACCCACCCGCCGCCACGACGGCGCCGTGGTCGAGCGCGACGGACGGCGACTGATCTCGTTCTCCTGCAACGACTATCTGGGCCTGTCGCAACACCCCCAGGTGCGCGCGGCGGCGGCCGAGGCGGCGCTGAACTACGGCGCGGGCGCGGCGGCCTCGCGCCTGGTGACCGGCGACCATCCGCTGCTGGGAGACCTCGAAAAGCGCTTGGCGCGCCTTAAGGGGACCGAAGCGGCCTGCGTGTTCGGTTCGGGCTATCTGGCCAACACCGGCGTGATCCCGACGCTGGTCGGGCCTGGCGACGTCGTGCTGATCGACGCCCTGGCCCACGCCTGCATCTGGGCCGGCGCGCAGCTGTCCGGCGCCAAGATCGTCAAGTTCGCCCACAACGACGTCGCCGACCTGGAGCGCCTGCTGCAGGTCGAACGCCCCCTCGCCCGCCATGCTCTGGTGGCGACCGATGGCGTGTTCTCGATGGATGGCGACATCGCGCCGCTGGACCAGCTTGCCGAGCTCTGCGCGCGCCACGACGCCTGGCTGTTCAGCGACGACGCGCACGGGGTCGGCGTCCTGGCCGAAGGCCGCGGCTCGGCCGCTCTGTTTCCCGAGGCCAAGATCCCGCTGCAGATGGGCACGCTGTCCAAGGCCCTGGGCTCTTACGGCGGCTATCTCTGCGGTTCGCAGGGCGTCGTCGACCTCCTGAAGACCCGCGCCCGCACCCTGGTCTACGCCACGAGCCTGCCGCCCGCCTCGGCCGCCGCCGCCCTGACCGCGCTCGACATCATCGAGACCCAGCCAAAGCTCACCGCGCAGCCACTGGCCAAGGCGCGGCTGTTCACCCAGCGGCTAGGCTTGCCAGACGCGCGGAGCCCGATCGTTCCCGTCGTGCTCGGAACCGCCGACGCGGCCCTGGCCGCCTCGACCGCCCTGGAGGCGCAAGGCTTTCTGGTCGTGGCCATTCGTCCGCCGACCGTGCCAGAAGGCACGGCGCGGCTGCGCGTCGCCTTCAACGCCGCTCACGACGACGCCGACGTGGTCCGCCTCGCCGACGCCATCGCCGCGCTGCGAGGAGCCTCCGCATGAAGGCCTTCTTCGTCGCCGGGACCGGCACCGATCTGGGCAAGACCCATATCGGCTGCAAGCTGCTGGAAGCCGTCCGGAATCGCGACCTGAAGGTCGACGCCTTCAAGCCCGTCGTGAGCGGGTTCGATCCCGAAGCGCCGGAGACCAGTGATCCGGCACGTCTTGCGGTCGCTTTGGGCCGACCTGACGCTTGGGCGGAGGTTTCGCCCCGTC
Coding sequences within:
- a CDS encoding peptidylprolyl isomerase gives rise to the protein MKLAMTAAALALAAVTASATTASAQSASDWRTPDPNNVIVVETNKGRIIAELYPQAAPNHVERVRSLVKSGFYDGLTFFRVISDFMAQTGDPQNTGMGGSDQPNLTAEFTFRRGADLPLGASFKVGSNEQGWVDALPVTSQNSALAVMTADRKVATWGNFCPGVLGMARAGDPDSANSQFFFMRQANASLDKTYTAFGRVLQGLDVVRAIKTGEPVPDPQDKMLSVKLLADLPADKRPTVRVMDTRSDAFKALATKRQAELGASFTNCDLDVPAQVK
- the coaD gene encoding pantetheine-phosphate adenylyltransferase yields the protein MRVGLYPGTFDPVTNGHLDIIGRAVKLVDKLVIGVAVNIGKGPLFSLEERVAILERETAHLTKIAEIEVRPFESLLMHFARDVNAQMIVRGLRAVADFEYEFQMTAMNQQLDREIETVFLMADPRHQAIASRLVKEIATLGGDISKFVPGGVAQQLLTKVGRG
- a CDS encoding superoxide dismutase family protein — translated: MRCLTLATTLGLAALITAAPALAQTAATAQVKGGDGKDLGVVALTEAPHGVLLKLELKGLTPGWHAVHFHEKGDCGTPDFKSAGAHVHTAATTVHGLLNPDANDNGDLPNIFANADGSATAEVYSTLVSLKGAGGRPALLDADGSAIVVHASPDDHKTQPIGGAGARAACGVIK
- a CDS encoding DMT family transporter gives rise to the protein MTRGGGSGPSGAMSAKSSPLTGLEYLAILAIILTWGINNAAAKVATLYLPPMLMGGLRFLVALAFLFPFIRPPFPEPRKVLAIVLLTGPIHFGIIYVAFSMAKALSPLVVASQLWIPFTAIFAWRMLGESMRPPAVIGLVIAFVGVAWMSLDPHGAGDLPALALIVFAGACWAVATVLVRKTPGIKPLKMQGMTALVAAPVLLTMSFVFETGQVERIQAAPPIAWAAVLFAAVVSTVGASALLFWLVQRREAGRVTPYFLLTPLVSCTIGILFLGDQLTPQLLIGGGATMVGVALVAMTEKRIKAEEALAEAA
- the gyrA gene encoding DNA gyrase subunit A — encoded protein: MSDEHTTIPADGSRGDIAPINIEDELRRSYLDYAMSVIVSRALPDARDGLKPVHRRVLFSMHEQGQTPDRPYVKSARVVGDVMGKYHPHGDASIYFTLVRMTQPFSMGLVLIDGQGNFGSVDGDMPAAMRYTECRMAPPAMALLADLDKDTVDFADNYDGKEQEPTVLPSRIPNLLVNGAGGIAVGMATNIPPHNLGEIIDACLLLIDEPNCTTDQLLDLVPGPDFPTGGEIIGRAPPRQALLTGRGSVVMRGVASVEELRAGREAIIITEIPYQVNKANLVEHIAELVREKKIEGVADIRDESNRDGMRIVVELKRDASGEVILNQLYRFTALQTSFGVNMLALNRGRPEQMGLHQLLQLFVEFREEVVVRRTKFELGKARDRGHVLVGLTIAVANIDEFIHIIRSSKDPTEARERLVAKSWPAGDMLPLVELIADPRTIQEAGGLIRLTDEQARAILALTLSRLTGLGREEIGNEAEALADAIRGYLELLSDRANIMRVVREELVEVREKFAVPRRSQIVDGDADVEDEDLIVREDMVITVTMGGYVKRTPLANYRTQHRGGKGKSGMATKNEDAVTRVFSASTHAPLLFFTSGGKVYKMKVWRLPLGVANSRGKAFVNLLPIESGETITSILALPEDEATWSGLDVMFATRSGSVRRNKLSDFVDVRRNGKIAMKLDEGDGIVGVAVCNADQDVLLTTAAGRCIRFSVDEVRVFASRDSTGVRGVRLAEGDEVISMAVLRSVDATPAERAAYLKHQRAMLRAAGEEGDDAPAAVEDGEEDGDETTLTPERIAELGAAEEILLTVSSEGFGKRTSAYDFRRTGRGGQGLAAQDLSKRGGRLVGSFPVDESDQILLVTDAGQLIRVPVSQIRVAARNTQGVTIFRTAQDEHVVSVERLADSGGDDNQGEDSGADETL
- the bioF gene encoding 8-amino-7-oxononanoate synthase, producing MQSLDAFAGGKLAALEAKSLRRWLKPTRRHDGAVVERDGRRLISFSCNDYLGLSQHPQVRAAAAEAALNYGAGAAASRLVTGDHPLLGDLEKRLARLKGTEAACVFGSGYLANTGVIPTLVGPGDVVLIDALAHACIWAGAQLSGAKIVKFAHNDVADLERLLQVERPLARHALVATDGVFSMDGDIAPLDQLAELCARHDAWLFSDDAHGVGVLAEGRGSAALFPEAKIPLQMGTLSKALGSYGGYLCGSQGVVDLLKTRARTLVYATSLPPASAAAALTALDIIETQPKLTAQPLAKARLFTQRLGLPDARSPIVPVVLGTADAALAASTALEAQGFLVVAIRPPTVPEGTARLRVAFNAAHDDADVVRLADAIAALRGASA
- a CDS encoding adenosylmethionine--8-amino-7-oxononanoate transaminase — its product is MTDPDWLTAGAPHVWRPYCQMKTARPPLPVVATHRSRLVLADGRELVDGLASWWTACHGYNHPHIAEALRVQIERMPHVMFGGLAQEPAYRLAERLARMLPGDLNHVFFAESGSVSVEIAMKMALQFHINRGVKGRTKFLAFRGGYHGDTLATMTVCDPEEGMHSLFAGVMPAQVIADLPRDADSETALDALLAARGGEIAAILIEPLVQGAGGMLLHSPDVLRTLRRLADKHGVLLIFDEIFTGFGRTGTLFAMQAAGVEPDIITLSKALTGGTLPLSAAVASRKVFEAFWSDDPGAALMHGPTYMANPLACAAANASLDLFEDGRWVKNVARVGAALAEGLQPCREGRGVVDVRTLGAIGVVEFEAPVAVGDLCARFAELGVWIRPMGKVIYLTPAFTTPDEDLALLTFAIRKVVGVA